CAATCTATTATCCCTCAGGCTTATTTACCCCACTATTCTCAGGCGAGCTTGAGTCTCTGTTTTATTGGAGTGTTATGATCTGCCGGCTATTTACTGCTTTCGCCCTGCTTGCGCTAAGCCTTTCCTCTAACCTTGTCCATGCGCTGGAGGGGCATTACGATGTCTGGAACCAAGCTCTGGATGAGCAAATCGAACAGCTTCGAGCGCTGGGCAATACGCCAGAAGCCGTCAAGGAGCTCGATACCCTGCAAAATGCTAAAGGCATGATTGAGAGTTCGGTCGGCTTCGATAAAAAAACCCAAAGCTACCGCCAGCTTATTGAGGATTTCCCGGCTCGGAGCGAGAAGCTTAAGCAGCAAATCAATAACTTTGCCACCTCCAAGCTTCCCGACTTCAGCAATATGTCGCAAGAAGAACTGGCAGATGCCATCAAGGAGCAAGACTCGACAATCAAGCAGCTTGAGCAAAGCCGCACCAATAGTAAAAACGAATTGGTGAGTATTGAGCAAGGGATCGATGAATTCTCGTACCGGTCAACCCAGTTACGCGACTTAATCAAGCAAGAGGAGCAGGCGCTGCGGCAGTTCGAAAACCAGCCCGAGGCCAGCAACCAGCAACTAGTGCACCAGATCTCGCATCAGTACTATGTCAGCGAACTGTATATGCTCGAAGCGGAGCAGCTCAGCGCCGGCAACCGCCGTACCCTGGTCAAACAGCGTATCCAGCTGCAAAACCTGCAAATTGATGCCCGCCTGGCCTACCGTAACAACCTACAGCGCGAGCTCACCCGCCAGCAGCGTATCGACACCGATCTGTCCTCAGAGCAAAACGACCAGTTTGATATCGATCTGGATGGGCAGCCCGAACACCTGCGCCAACTGACCATCAACAACAAACGTTACATTGCAGCCCTCAACACCATCAGCGCCCAAAGCGAACAGGTACAGCAGCGCCTCACGACGACCCGGGAGCAGATCCGCAAGGTCGAAAGCACGACCGATGATCTCGCCACCATGGCGGAATGGCTCAAGCTCAGCCCGGCGTTCAGTGAAAACTTGCGAACCCGCCTCAGCCGCTTGCCGGCCAATCCTCCTATCGAACAACTCGACAAGGATATCGCCCAAAACCAGATCAAAAAGTACGAATACCAGCAATTGGCGGACTCGCTCAAAGACCAGGCTTCCTCGCCCGATACTCGGGACCTGACCGAAGAGCAACTGCTGCAAGAAAATGCGCTGGTGGAGGCCAACCAACTGCTGCTTGAAAAGCTCATCGACCAGACCGACACCCTGATCTACCAACAAGCGACGCTCAAGGTATCCTACGAGCAGCTCAACAGTAACCTCAACGATCTGCAAACCTCGGCAAACAAACAGCTGTTTTGGGCCCCGGATACTAACCCCGCCAGTATCCGGTTAGTCGTTGCCACCTGGGAGAAACTCAAATGGTTCTTCTCTCCCTATCAGTGGGTTGGCTTTGTCAAGTTCCCGGCAGTCGCCGAGAAGATCAAGCTGGCGTTTGCCCTGAGCATCATTGCCGTGATCATTGTTGGCTTGAGCTGGTGCCGCAAGTACTGGAAGCGCTACCTGACCGAGACCAGCAAAAAAATCGGCAAGGTTACCCAGGACAAGTTCCGCTTCAGCTATAGCAATGTCTTCTTCTCGTTTTTGATGGCGTGGCCGATCCCGATCATTGTTGGCCTTGTCGGACTGATTTTCTCCAGTGGCTGGCAATATCCCTTCGTCCACCACCTCGGCCAGGCGCTGACGGTACCGATGGCGCTGGTCATGTTCTGCTTCATGCGCGAACTGGTGCGCCCCAACGGCTTGCTCGCCAGCCATTTCGGCTGGGAGCACGATCTTATCAGCCGTTGCTTTAGCCATTACAAACACCTACTTTGGGTTTACCTGCCAATGATGGTCATCCAGCAGTTCGCCCACCTCTACAGCGACATTGATGTCAATGCAACGTTGGGACGCCTGGCGTTTGTGATCAGCAATATCTCGATCAGCTACTTCATGTGGCGGATGTGCAAGGAAAAGCTGCCAATGACCTACGGTGACCTCCCCGAGGGCAAAGCCCATATCGGGCACCACCTGTTCTGGTGGACCCTGATCCTGATCCCGCAGGGACTCAACTACACCGCGCTCAGTGGCTACCTCTCCTCATCGCAAGATGTGATGCACAAACTGGAATATTCCGCCGTCCTTGGCGTGATCACCATCTTGATCTATTACCTGATCAAGCGACTGATGCTCATTCAGAAGCGCCGACTGGCCTTTGAGCGAGCCAAAGCCAAACGACAGGAGATCATCGCTCAGCGTATCGCCGAGCTTGAAGAAGAAAAAGAAGAGCACTTCGGCAGTAACGAAATGCAAATTGAGATCGAAGAGCCGGAAGTGGACTTGGATAGAATAAGCGCCCAATCACTTCGCTTGCTGCGCTCGTTGCTGCTGCTGATTTACCTTGCCTGCCTCTCGACAGTATGGTCCGATTTCTATCAGGCAATTTCCTACCTTGGCGATCTTACGCTGTGGGATGTCACCAGCCAAATCGATGGTATCGACGAGCTTAGCGCTATCTCGGTCAGCAGCGTGTTGCTCGGCATCCTTGCTTTCTGGCTGACCGCGATTGTTGCCCGTGATTTACCCGGCGCCATGGAACTGCTGATCCTCCAACACCTGGACCTGTCACCGGGTACCGGCTACGCCATAACCTCGCTGACCCGTTATGTCGCGATAATCATGGGGATCTTAATCGGGTCGGGTTTGGTCGGCTTTGACTGGTCGAAAATGCAATGGCTGGTAGCCGCACTGGGTGTCGGCCTGGGCTTTGGCCTGCAGGAAATCTTTGCCAATTTTATTTCTGGCTTGATAATCTTATTCGAAAGGCCAATCCGTATCGGGGATACAGTGACCATTCGCAACCTGACTGGGGTCATTGCGAAAATTAATACCCGTGCCACCACCATCGTCGACTTTGATCGCAAAGAAGTGATCGTACCGAACAAGGCCTTTGTCACCGAGCAGTTCATCAACTGGTCGCTATCCGATCCGATCACCCGGGTAACCCTATCTATCAGTGTCAATTACTCGGCTAATACGGATTTGGTCACCAAATTGCTGTTTGAAGCCGCCGAAGAATGCGAACTGGTACTCGACAACCCTGCCCCTGAAGTCTTCTTCCTGACACTGACCGCTGATAGCCAAAATTTCGAAGTCAGGGCCTATGCGGCAGAAACCGCCCACCGCCTGAGCCTTACGCACGATCTGCACCATCGCATCAAGCACAAGTTCAACCACCACGGAATCCAGATTGCCAACCCGCAGCTTGAAATCCAGATGAAGCGACGTCGTGCCACGGCCCCCTGAGCGCCAATACAATAAAAGCCCCTTTGGGGCTTTTTTTTAATGCTTATTTCGAGCTGCAGCGCGTTCATTTTGCATTTGAATATAACTACCCAAATGCATTGAGGCAGGCTTGCCTCTTAGGATGTAAGGTAACTCTGAAGGTTGCATCGTCGCTTTGCTGGTAGGGCGCATTCTGACATAAAGCACGCGAAACATGTTTTTAGCGACACCTTGGCAACAGCGGTCAACCCAAGAGAAGAAGCGACCGAAAAGACCAATTTTCACCCACAGGACAAACTGACTAACACCTAGCATCGCTGCTAGCGACCAATGTACCTCAATCATTTTACTTCCCCCGCTATTTATAGTTTTTGCTGCAGAACTGACTGAGGTAACTATGCCAATAAAATCATGAACAATATGCCTGTGGCTGTAACTGAATTTAACCTGAATCGGCCCCACGGCGCTGTTACAGGTCATTTATGAAATCAAAGATCCCAACCATGAAAACAAAACAAACCAGCAACATAATACAATACTACATATTTAACCAGCTGATTTAATGGACAAATAACCAAGCCAACCAAAACGCCGAGGAACAATAATTTAACAACCCGAACAACCGGTGATCATTTCATTGATATAAATCAATTTCAGCACCTTTCACAACCATCACAATCAGAGATATGTTTTTACAAACAGAAACAGCTTGTTCAAGGCTTATCCAGGCATTTTCATGCAACATAAGAGCGAATAAACGCCAATGCACACACAAATTTTGATCTTTAGAGCTTGACTCGATGCCAGAAAAAACCGCCGTCGCTCAAAATCAATCAGCAACTGGGTAAAAATAGAAAAACCCCAAAGGCAAAACCTTCGGGGTTATAGAATGAGATATTGAATTGGCTGTTAGGCCGCAGCGTCTTTACGCTTGCTGATAGTAACCTGGAACCCGGAACATACGGCGGCACATTTCAAGAAACTGGCCATACACCACACCCAGTGCTCCCGAAACAAAAGCATTGCTCGTCACTGCTGTGATGATCTGGTCAATATCAGCGCCGACGAACAGCAAGATACCCGCGTAAGCCGGTGACTGGAACATCACATAAGCTAACATATCTGAGAGCCCTTTCATCCAGCCACTCGCGGACAGCTTCATTCCCTGGCGGATCACCATGTCGCGAAACATACCATAAGGCCAGGCGATGGCTATATTGACCGGAATAGACAAGGTTCTTGATGCGAGAGACTGCTCGAATGTCATCCCCGATATGAATACTTCTATCACCATGCCTGTAATAAAACTAAAAATTACCATCGCGAAAGTATCGGCGGCAGCACTTCTTACGTTAAATGGCCCTTTAACAGACATAACCAAACCTCAAAACACAGTGAATAAGACCAAGGATTAAAAACAACATAGCCAGATAAACTGGATTAATGTCAACAAACCAGTTTATGCGCGTATTAAAACAGAGAATCAGCAGAATTACCCACCAAAGATCTGGATTGTTTGTAAGTTTACAACTAGTTTCAACTCAGTCTTTGGCATGATCGGCTACACTGGCAGCAGTAACGTGCCACAACGATATAAAAGTAACTTCCTGGCTACGAAAAATGGCAGTTTAATACGTAAAAAGCCCGCCCATTTATTAAGTTTGATTGTGTTTTTGAGTCGTAGCTTTACGATACCGCTTGAACACCATTGAGCAGCAATATCAACCAAGCTCTTAAAGCCAAGTCATCAGCAGGGAATAAACAAAATTAAGTTATTGTTTATATTAAAATAAACAGCAAC
This Photobacterium gaetbulicola Gung47 DNA region includes the following protein-coding sequences:
- a CDS encoding hypothetical protein (COG3264); the encoded protein is MICRLFTAFALLALSLSSNLVHALEGHYDVWNQALDEQIEQLRALGNTPEAVKELDTLQNAKGMIESSVGFDKKTQSYRQLIEDFPARSEKLKQQINNFATSKLPDFSNMSQEELADAIKEQDSTIKQLEQSRTNSKNELVSIEQGIDEFSYRSTQLRDLIKQEEQALRQFENQPEASNQQLVHQISHQYYVSELYMLEAEQLSAGNRRTLVKQRIQLQNLQIDARLAYRNNLQRELTRQQRIDTDLSSEQNDQFDIDLDGQPEHLRQLTINNKRYIAALNTISAQSEQVQQRLTTTREQIRKVESTTDDLATMAEWLKLSPAFSENLRTRLSRLPANPPIEQLDKDIAQNQIKKYEYQQLADSLKDQASSPDTRDLTEEQLLQENALVEANQLLLEKLIDQTDTLIYQQATLKVSYEQLNSNLNDLQTSANKQLFWAPDTNPASIRLVVATWEKLKWFFSPYQWVGFVKFPAVAEKIKLAFALSIIAVIIVGLSWCRKYWKRYLTETSKKIGKVTQDKFRFSYSNVFFSFLMAWPIPIIVGLVGLIFSSGWQYPFVHHLGQALTVPMALVMFCFMRELVRPNGLLASHFGWEHDLISRCFSHYKHLLWVYLPMMVIQQFAHLYSDIDVNATLGRLAFVISNISISYFMWRMCKEKLPMTYGDLPEGKAHIGHHLFWWTLILIPQGLNYTALSGYLSSSQDVMHKLEYSAVLGVITILIYYLIKRLMLIQKRRLAFERAKAKRQEIIAQRIAELEEEKEEHFGSNEMQIEIEEPEVDLDRISAQSLRLLRSLLLLIYLACLSTVWSDFYQAISYLGDLTLWDVTSQIDGIDELSAISVSSVLLGILAFWLTAIVARDLPGAMELLILQHLDLSPGTGYAITSLTRYVAIIMGILIGSGLVGFDWSKMQWLVAALGVGLGFGLQEIFANFISGLIILFERPIRIGDTVTIRNLTGVIAKINTRATTIVDFDRKEVIVPNKAFVTEQFINWSLSDPITRVTLSISVNYSANTDLVTKLLFEAAEECELVLDNPAPEVFFLTLTADSQNFEVRAYAAETAHRLSLTHDLHHRIKHKFNHHGIQIANPQLEIQMKRRRATAP
- a CDS encoding putative inner membrane protein, yielding MSVKGPFNVRSAAADTFAMVIFSFITGMVIEVFISGMTFEQSLASRTLSIPVNIAIAWPYGMFRDMVIRQGMKLSASGWMKGLSDMLAYVMFQSPAYAGILLFVGADIDQIITAVTSNAFVSGALGVVYGQFLEMCRRMFRVPGYYQQA